In Penaeus monodon isolate SGIC_2016 chromosome 7, NSTDA_Pmon_1, whole genome shotgun sequence, the genomic stretch gTGTAAGTATAACCCGATACtataaagaaacacaaacatcGAGAGACCGAATCCGATTTAGTCATTAGTTGCAGTAAATTCATGGGGTATGCATACCCGCGAGATTGGATTTGTGTTGATATCTAGGCTTATTAATGGTTATTTCTTAAGATTCTTCAaacattttgtttgtgtattaaaatttatattccatttttcctttttaatcgtTATTTTTCAAGAGTTTTAACGTTGTAAAGACGGCTGGTATTGCCAGCGTTATATCTCCTGAATCTTTTGTGAAATCCTATTTTAATGCCGTCTTCTCTCGGTGTATTTTCTCTTACAGTGATACATAAACGCTTCTCAGAATGCGTTCGCGTTTTTCTGCCTGGGTTGATCACATTCATctcaataagtatatatatataatacataatatatatatatatatatatatatatatatatatatatatatatatatatatatatatatatatatatatatatatatagataaaaaaaaaaatatatatatatatatatttatatatatatatatatatatatatatatatatatatatatatatatatatatatatatatatatatgagcgtgtgtgtgtgtgtgtgtgtgtgtgtgtgtgtgtgtgtgtgtgtgtgtgtgtgtgtggtgtgtgtgtgtgtgtttgtgttgtgtgtgtgtgtgtgtgtgtgtgtgtgtggtgtgtgtgtgtgtgggtgtgtgtgcgtgtgtgtgtgtgtgtgtgtgtgtgtgtgtgtgtgtgtgtgtgtgtgtgtgtgtgtgtgtgtgtgtgtgtgtgtgtgtactgtatacgtatatatatatacgtatacgtatatatgtatatatatatataaacatatatatatatacatatatatatatatatatatatatatgtatgtatatacagtggaAAGGGtcatgtttgtttattgttttggaaAGGTTATTCTCTAaagtatttagtattttattaaatcaggtaaggaaaaaagaaagaaaagaaaaaaaaaaaaaaaaaaaaaaaaaaaaaaaaaaaaaaaaaaaaaaatatatatatatatatatatatatatatatatatatatatatatatatatatatatatatatatatatatatataacaccaaataTCCGGAGGTTTTGCTAACCTTCCCTCGTTGTTCACAAGATGTCACAACTGACATGTGACCCTTATGAATGTTCCAGAACTTCTGGTTTccggttttatttcttataatatatgtGCAAGTACATGTATTGCCCTCATTGACTAAACCTAGCTATTCTACCATGCAAGTCGAATCAACTGAAGTTTAATTCCAACGGGGAATAGCAAAGAAAAGGGTtgtttccaaaacttcagttgcaaaagtgaaaagaaaactttaTAATCAGGAAAATTATGAACCCAAATAAAGAGAACAGAAGGCTTGTAAATATGAATGAACAAGAACATTCGGCGTAACCTAAGCAACTggctaatgaatgaaaaaactttTTCGTTGAGTGTAAGCCctatacagtcagaaaaaaagtttaaatgagatgggataccgTACATGGAAGCCAACTAATGTGCCAAGACTAACCGTAACCGTGAGGAAGAAACGGCTAGCCTGGGCAATGGCTTACAAAGAGTGGACAACAGAGGATTTGGAAAAGATAAATCTCATTTATATCTACCTTATCGCTACCTTTCTATGTGATTCAAATGGAAAAATATGTtcgttacaaaatattacatctaataaTATTTTCATGTTTGGTTCAAGAGCGAGATCGGGAAAAAGTTAATTTTAGAGATGGAGTTCGAAAGGTTATATCTGAATGTACCAGTCATCCCGagaattttattgttatctttatttgcaGGTTAGAGCTAATTGAACGATTGATAAAGGTATAGTATAAAACCccagaaatcagggaaaaggccAACCGGTACATCAGAGGTATGCTAAGACTTGTTGCTGCAGTGATTAAGGCTAAGTAAGTGTGGCTATTCTGGTTACTAATATCGTCTGTAATAATTCACGCAAATAAAATTAGGAAATAATAAGTTGCTTTAATTCTAGAAACCGCCGGTGGTCTCAACAATTATGTGTAACCCAGCtcatatatgtgatgttactgaaatatgtatgccaatgttactCTATTTATCTGtagttatattctacatgacttgtataagcttatgtattgtcacatacctatattcccatacacacacatacatatacgtatgtccattgctttacttgtttattcgtctctcgttgccacactagacattccaatgttgtattgtctatccccttccacaagtgctatgcattgttgtaatacTACCTTTCAGCgcatgattgtcatatgttaagcacgtgatctatgcccagctttagaccactgtaggagatgacaggcagactccctgcggggagccaaggagcaacacctcgctccttggcgcagccatACTCCGTCATTACTGTATAATGAAAGgaatcaagacatcttggtcgtctaccttaaaccctaagctcgccacctaccatactctagtagggcccatcattccggctcttacattaTGCGactactgtatacatatatgtgtatgtgtgtgtgtgtgtgtgtgtgtgtgtgtgtgtgtgtgtgtgtgtgtgtgtgtgtgtgtgtgtgtgtgtatgtgtgtgagtgtgtgtgtgcgtgtgtgtatcacaAGCACAGTACCGTgtacagaaagataaaaaaaaagtcacaataagaaattaaattaattcGTAATGTTATCAGACAAATAAATAACCGatttaatataatttcttattgtggctcttttccttttcaaatacatacatacataaacacacatacacacacatgtgtgtgtgtgtatgtgtctatatatatatatatatatatatatatatatatatataatatatatatatatataatatatatatatatatatatattatatgataaatatatatatatatatatatatatatatatatatatatatatatatatatatatatatatgtatatatagatatatatatatatatatatatatgtgtgtgtgtgtatatatatatatatatacatatatatatatatatatatatatatatatatatatatatatatatatatatatatatataatatatatatatatgtgtgtgtgtgtgtgtgtgtgtgtgtgtgtgtatatatacacatataaatatatatatatattcgcaacacacaaaaacacgccctTCGAGATGGAGGggcagagacacggcagacagaccaaaccATAAAGGGTCCAGCTTCgctacctcgtcctcgaccccgaaGTCAGGGGGGGTCTCACATTTACCTTCCTTAATAAATTCAACGAGCcaggacccctttcattcacctgcactaaggccactctctctctttgacatctgatggcagcggtgatcaAGAATCTCACACCGCCTATGCTAATGCACCTACTGCCCTGTGACGCCACGCTCTACGCCGACGCTTGTATCTACTTACAAGGTATTCCTGTCGAAGTGCCGCCTCGCCTCCTCTTAACGCCCAGCCATAGCTACCAATTTATTTCAACCTCTGAGAATAATGTAACCCTCtttgctactgaatgttgcacctcagtgcgaaacctccgccacacTCGCTACTCTGCACGTGACGACCGtagcgaccatcggatcaccaggaGCCATCTGTAGATGCCGAACAGAACCTGTATCCCTGCGTACTTATTGCAGTATTTCAAGTGTTGGAGACGGCTCaaggacgagccttgtgcgtggccgagTCATGTAAACAAAACATAGCAAGACCGCATGATACGTTTCACACCTCTATCCctagcagctgcctttcctccttgggcaGACACAGGTGCCCGTTCTGCTTTCTACGTTTAACACTTAAGCATCTGCCCTCGAAGGACAGGTTTCAACAGGCAGAAACAGATAGGGAGAAACGTGGCAGACAGACcgagccacacagggtccagcttcaCCTCGTCCTggaccccggggacacgggggtgtCTTGGGAGTCTCACAATTACCTTCCTTAATAAATCCAGCAAACTAGAATCCCTTTCATTCACATGCACTAAGGCCATTTTTTCTCGTTGACATCTGGTGTCAAGTGGTCCTAAAGAAACTTTCATTGATAATTGGTGACATCTCtgctcccatcctctctctttgacacacacacacacacacacacacacacacacacacacacacacacacacacacacacacacacacacacacacacacacacacacacacacacaaaacacacacacacaaaaaaaaaaaaaaaaaaataaaaaaagaaatatatatatatatatatatatatatatatatatatatatatatatatatatatatattgtgtgtgtgtgtgtgtgtgtgtgtgtgtgtgtgtgtgtgtgtgtgtgtgtgtgtgtgtgtttgtgtgtgtatgtgtatgtatatgtgtgtgtgtttgtgtgtgtgtgtgtatgtgtgtgtgtgtgtctatatacatatatatatatatatttatatatataaacatatatatatatatatatatatatatatatatatatatatatatatatttttatttatttatttatttatacacatacacacacacacacacacacacacacacacacacacacacgcacacacacacacacatcatatatatatatatatatatatatatatatatatatatatatatatatatatatatatatatatatatatatatatatatatatacatatacatacaatacatatacatatacatatatatatatatatatatatatatatatatatatatatatatatatatatatatatatatattgtgtgtgtgtgtgtgtgtgtgtgtgtgtgtggtgtgtgtgtgtgtgtgtgtgtgtgtgtgtgtgtgtgtgagtgtgtgtatgtgtgtgtgtgtgtgtgtgtgtgtgtgtgtggggtatgtgtgtgtgtgtggtgtgtgtgtgtgtgtgtatacacacacacacacacacacacacacacacacacacacaacacacacatatatatatatatataatatatatatatatatatatatatatatatatatatatatatatatacatatacacagacacacggacacatatttatgtatatgtgtttgtagatTTAGAAAAGCTTATGACAGATTGCAATGAGAAAAAGATATGTATGAGGGAAATGAGAGGTACGGTGGGAGTGACAGAGGTTTTCAAAGCAGAGTTAGATTTACATCAATGTTCGGCTTTAAGCTCGTTCTTGTTCGCAATGGTGATGGACAGGCTGACGGATGAGATTAGACAGGAGTCACCTTGGACGATGATGGCTGCGAATGACACAGCCATCTACAGCGAGACGAGACAACAGGTGGAGGAAAATCTAATAGAGATATGGAGGAATGCACTGGAGAAAAGAGACATAGAATTCAGATGGGGCAAGACGGAATACATGTGTGTAAATGAAGGGGTTgatagaggagaggtgaggatgcAAGATCTTGAAGTGACAATAGTAGAAGAATTAAAATACCGAGGCTAAACTTCCCAAAGTAATGGGGATTACTGCAACGAGGTGAAGAAGAGGGTATAGGCAGGGTGGAACGGATGGAGAAAAGTATCATGGAGTGACACAAGAATATCGGCTAGAGTGAAAGGGAACATTTACAAGAAAGTGGTGAGGCCGGCAATTTTATATGGCTTGGAAGCGGCAGGAAAaggaaacagtgtgtgtgtgtgtgtgtgtgtgtgtgtgtgtgtgtgtgtgtgtgtgtgtgtgtgtgtgtgtgtgtgtgtgtgtgtgtgtgtgtgtgtgtgtgtgtgtgtgtgtgtatcacaatcACAGTACCGTgtacacaaagagaaaaagaaaaaaagtcacaataagaaatgaaattaattcATAATGTTATCAGACAAATAAATTACCGATTTGatatcatttcttattgtggctcttttccttttcaaatacatacatacatacatacatacagacacacacacacacctgtgatgtgtgtgtatatatatatatataatatatatatatatatatcatatatatatatatatatatatatatatatgtatatgtatattatatatatttataatgtatattagta encodes the following:
- the LOC119575547 gene encoding uncharacterized protein LOC119575547, giving the protein MRGTVGVTEVFKAELDLHQCSALSSFLFAMVMDRLTDEIRQESPWTMMAANDTAIYSETRQQVEENLIEIWRNALEKRDIEFRWGKTEYMCVNEGVDRGEVRMQDLEVTIVEELKYRG